From Cheilinus undulatus linkage group 18, ASM1832078v1, whole genome shotgun sequence, the proteins below share one genomic window:
- the LOC121526402 gene encoding E3 ubiquitin-protein ligase TRIM47-like — MSAVSSLLCEDQFLCAICLDVFTDPVSTPCGHNFCKTCITSHWGSDVQVRCPLCKKTFPTKPELQINTLISEMAAHVKGTAAHKATSSSSEQQVAKPGEILCDICTGTKLKALKSCLVCLVSYCEIHLEPHLRAAGLKSHQLIDPVENLEDRMCQTHNKPLELFCKTDQKCICMLCSILDHKTHEVVPLKEEYEKKKTELGETEAKLQQMIQEREVKIQEFKESVKVSRENTDKKIASGVQILTELKEAVERNQAMMVEKMEQEHRVTEKKAEGYIKEIEQEISDLRKRSAEVKQLSYSEDHLHFLQNFPPLKAPPIIKSWKLVKVHLPTYAGIMRTVGKELVKILKKEAEMKKAVI, encoded by the coding sequence ATGTCTGCTGTCAGCAGTTTGCTATGTGAAGACCAGTTCCTGTGCGCTATCTGTCTGGATGTGTTCACCGACCCAGTCAGCACACCATGTGGGCACAATTTCTGCAAAACCTGCATAACTTCACACTGGGGGTCTGATGTTCAGGTCCGATGCCCCCTCTGTAAAAAGACTTTCCCCACAAAACCTGAGCTGCAGATCAATACATTAATCTCTGAGATGGCTGCTCATGTAAAAGGAACAGCTGCTCACAAAGccaccagcagcagctctgAGCAACAGGTTGCCAAACCAGGAGAGATATTATGTGACATCTGCACTGGAACCAAACTGAAGGCTCTGAAGTCCTGCCTGGTGTGTCTGGTTTCCTACTGTGAGATTCACTTAGAGCCTCATCTGAGAGCAGCAGGTCTGAAAAGTCACCAGCTGATCGATCCTGTTGAGAATCTGGAGGATAGGATGTGTCAAACCCACAATAAACCTCTGGAGCTCTTCTgcaaaactgaccaaaaatgcATCTGCATGCTCTGCAGTATTTTAGACCACAAAACTCATGAAGTTGTCCCCCTTAAAGAAGAGTATGAGAAAAAGAAGACTGAGCTTGGAGAGACCGAGGCCAAACTACAGCAGATGATCCAGGAGAGAGAAGTGAAGATCCAAGAGTTCAAAGAGTCAGTCAAAGTAAGCAGAGAAAATACAGACAAGAAGATAGCGAGTGGTGTTCAAATCCTTACTGAGCTAAAGGAGGCTGTTGAGAGAAACCAGGCAATGATGGTTGAAAAGATGGAACAAGAGCACAGAGTGACAGAGAAAAAGGCTGAGGGTTATATCAAAGAGATAGAACAGGAAATATCTGATCTGAGGAAGAGAAGTGCTGAGGTGAAGCAGCTTTCATATTCCGAAGACCACCTTCACTTCCTCCAAAACTTCCCCCCCCTGAAAGCTCCTCCCATCATCAAATCCTGGAAATTGGTTAAGGTCCATCTCCCTACATATGCAGGGATTATGAGGACAGTTGGTAAAGAGTTAGTGAAGATACTAAAAAAGGAAGCTGAGATGAAAAAAGCAGTAATATGA